Proteins from a single region of Sinorhizobium alkalisoli:
- a CDS encoding GGDEF domain-containing protein produces the protein MPNANLMLFLGEALVYAAAMIGLLHLRTRLGLGVFVAALGVMHFIETYLAAVFYVQLPFGVISPGSAVFFSGKLMMILLLYVKEDAATVRQPIYGLLAGNFLTVALSLLLRQHDTVAIVQNRVADIAFIDEMGWLMVWGTTLLYFDAIIIILLYERLGRWFRRFVTIRFLISGAAVLTLDQIGFYTALHFINGAPFDVFWGGWMAKMLAAPFYALAIGFYLTASRHAFLAISDRPLADVFNDLTFRERYEDLLSRAGHDTLTGALDRGRFESEGQQVMREAAAKDKPVSLLLIDVDRFKSVNDTLGHMEGDRVLKKLVETVRDQLRPVDRLFRYGGEEFIVLCPGLAYADAHARAEDIRLAVPKRVATSDGQPVTISIGVSATLADGTGIRELLSEADVRLYAAKSAGRNHVVGR, from the coding sequence ATGCCCAACGCCAATCTGATGCTCTTTCTCGGTGAGGCGCTGGTCTATGCCGCGGCCATGATCGGGCTTCTGCATCTGCGGACCCGTCTGGGGCTTGGCGTCTTCGTGGCGGCGCTCGGCGTGATGCATTTCATCGAGACCTATCTCGCCGCGGTCTTCTACGTCCAACTGCCGTTCGGCGTTATTTCCCCCGGCTCCGCCGTGTTCTTTTCCGGCAAGCTGATGATGATCCTCCTGCTTTATGTGAAGGAGGACGCCGCGACGGTGCGCCAGCCGATCTACGGTCTGCTTGCGGGCAACTTCCTGACCGTCGCTTTGAGCCTGCTGCTCAGGCAGCACGACACCGTGGCGATCGTGCAGAATCGCGTGGCCGACATCGCCTTCATAGACGAAATGGGATGGCTGATGGTCTGGGGCACGACGCTTCTCTATTTCGACGCAATCATCATCATTCTGCTTTACGAGAGGCTCGGCCGCTGGTTCCGCCGATTCGTGACCATCCGGTTCCTGATCAGCGGCGCGGCGGTGCTGACTTTGGATCAGATAGGCTTTTATACGGCACTTCATTTCATCAACGGCGCGCCCTTCGACGTCTTCTGGGGCGGCTGGATGGCGAAGATGCTGGCGGCACCCTTCTATGCCCTGGCGATCGGCTTCTATCTCACTGCTTCGCGCCATGCGTTCCTGGCGATTTCCGACCGCCCCTTGGCCGATGTCTTCAACGATCTGACCTTCCGCGAACGCTACGAGGATCTCTTGTCCCGCGCCGGTCATGATACGCTGACCGGGGCGCTCGATCGCGGACGCTTCGAGAGCGAAGGCCAGCAGGTGATGCGCGAGGCGGCGGCGAAGGATAAGCCGGTCAGCCTGCTTCTCATCGACGTCGATCGCTTCAAGAGCGTCAACGACACCCTGGGCCACATGGAAGGCGATCGGGTGCTGAAGAAGCTCGTCGAGACGGTGAGGGATCAACTGCGGCCGGTGGATCGCCTGTTCCGCTACGGCGGCGAGGAATTTATCGTGCTTTGCCCCGGCCTTGCCTATGCGGATGCGCACGCGCGGGCCGAGGACATAAGGCTGGCGGTCCCAAAGAGGGTGGCGACATCCGACGGACAGCCGGTCACGATCAGCATCGGCGTTTCGGCGACGCTTGCGGATGGCACCGGGATTCGCGAACTGCTGTCGGAGGCGG